A part of Bacillus thuringiensis genomic DNA contains:
- a CDS encoding MFS transporter: MAVLYKFKLTTIFEQWPNEKIIVAENESKASYLYWQEFRTKFLTMSMAEFMKFVKCENEGVLDIKQLYSAEKHFKKMQKIRGLDFAYMGMRVNVAGMWGTIVGNWKTNLFVLFDGKIEKHNCHPFWEIAYYDDEGELVRSYQKGEYAM; encoded by the coding sequence ATGGCGGTCCTTTACAAATTCAAACTCACTACCATTTTCGAACAATGGCCGAACGAGAAAATTATTGTTGCAGAAAATGAAAGCAAAGCAAGTTATCTGTATTGGCAAGAGTTCAGAACCAAATTTTTAACGATGTCGATGGCTGAATTCATGAAGTTTGTAAAGTGTGAGAACGAAGGTGTTTTAGATATAAAGCAATTGTACAGCGCGGAGAAACATTTCAAGAAAATGCAAAAGATTCGAGGGCTAGATTTCGCTTACATGGGTATGCGAGTAAACGTAGCTGGCATGTGGGGTACGATCGTCGGAAACTGGAAAACTAATTTGTTCGTTTTGTTCGATGGGAAAATTGAGAAGCACAACTGCCATCCTTTTTGGGAAATTGCTTACTACGATGATGAGGGCGAATTGGTGCGAAGCTACCAGAAGGGGGAATATGCGATGTAA
- a CDS encoding DUF1064 domain-containing protein, which translates to MSKYNNKKVKIDGHVFDSKAEADYYSGLKIRQAAGEITSFELQPRFTLQPAFTKKGMKFKAITYSADFMVYLPNGDVEVLDIKGMVTATFAVKKKMFEYKYPHLQLILLKHVIKYGGFITLDEYNKLKREEKKLKKAK; encoded by the coding sequence ATGAGTAAGTACAATAATAAGAAAGTTAAAATAGATGGCCATGTTTTCGATAGCAAAGCAGAAGCAGATTATTACTCCGGATTAAAAATCCGCCAAGCTGCAGGTGAAATTACGAGCTTTGAATTACAGCCGAGATTTACATTGCAACCGGCATTTACAAAGAAGGGTATGAAATTTAAGGCAATTACATATAGTGCAGACTTCATGGTCTATTTGCCAAATGGTGATGTGGAAGTCTTAGACATAAAGGGTATGGTGACGGCAACATTCGCGGTGAAAAAGAAGATGTTCGAATATAAATACCCTCACTTACAACTCATTCTTTTAAAGCATGTTATCAAATATGGCGGATTCATCACACTAGATGAGTACAACAAATTAAAACGTGAAGAGAAAAAACTTAAAAAAGCGAAATAA
- a CDS encoding 2-methylcitrate dehydratase: MSYIEFKPTLKKVNLKPDGKKEIVLEVTDSSLRGKLDVLSEMIDTKVFISLESMQVNFNVTVNAKTNEPLTQYEVDDKGVVKEVKASFEQLEANFDIPEEKIPTREEKEQADREIVDAFIISGLAPGLDDLPHDFAYIVKRKLEGESYLKLANELKISNVKLIEMIDDYRARIAPMAIKWHEWKENQPDVGEQPKVEEKTKEETETEELVVAEEEQVQEQESKSSDEYEVTGEDKPFDETLED; this comes from the coding sequence ATGTCATATATCGAATTCAAACCAACTTTAAAGAAAGTGAATCTTAAGCCGGATGGCAAGAAAGAAATTGTTTTGGAAGTAACGGATTCATCATTACGCGGTAAGTTGGATGTACTTTCCGAAATGATTGATACAAAGGTATTTATCTCACTGGAATCCATGCAGGTTAATTTCAATGTTACTGTAAACGCGAAAACGAACGAACCACTAACACAGTATGAAGTTGATGATAAAGGAGTTGTGAAAGAAGTAAAGGCATCGTTTGAACAATTAGAAGCTAATTTCGATATTCCAGAAGAGAAAATTCCAACGCGTGAAGAGAAAGAGCAAGCAGATCGTGAAATTGTAGATGCATTTATCATTAGTGGACTTGCTCCAGGTTTAGATGATTTACCACATGATTTTGCTTACATCGTAAAACGAAAACTCGAGGGAGAGTCTTATCTGAAATTAGCGAATGAGCTGAAAATCTCTAATGTGAAGCTGATTGAAATGATTGATGATTACCGTGCTCGTATTGCGCCAATGGCAATCAAATGGCACGAATGGAAAGAGAACCAGCCGGATGTAGGGGAGCAACCAAAGGTAGAAGAGAAAACGAAGGAAGAAACAGAGACAGAAGAACTGGTTGTAGCGGAAGAAGAGCAAGTGCAAGAACAAGAGTCGAAATCTTCTGATGAATATGAAGTCACTGGTGAGGACAAGCCTTTTGATGAGACATTAGAAGACTAA
- a CDS encoding sigma-70 family RNA polymerase sigma factor yields MPETVDVKGMSDDEFMKKYKNLVYKFVWRKYGAVLESIKMTTGLDIEDLIQSGMIGLLKARRDFNLAYGCEFSTLAIPKMHGETTKAIINNQKVKVTSEIFHLKSKIIRKKLTEEKSEVISQQLGVSVEVVEEALQYQQIPSSLNELAFSTGSGDTDLTLEQMLIDERSTNESEKVEHAIIVGSFVQTLPDREMIIWDMYSNHMSQESIGKKVGVSQTQIGRILKRIKGRAAAFGKAQGVAK; encoded by the coding sequence ATGCCTGAAACAGTTGATGTGAAAGGGATGTCGGATGATGAATTTATGAAGAAATATAAAAATCTAGTTTATAAGTTTGTATGGAGAAAGTACGGAGCAGTTTTAGAATCGATAAAAATGACTACTGGTTTAGATATAGAGGATTTAATTCAAAGTGGCATGATTGGGTTGCTTAAAGCAAGAAGAGACTTTAATCTTGCATATGGGTGTGAGTTTTCCACTTTAGCAATTCCTAAAATGCATGGAGAAACTACCAAAGCAATTATAAATAATCAAAAAGTTAAGGTAACAAGTGAGATATTCCACTTGAAAAGTAAAATCATTAGAAAAAAATTAACAGAAGAAAAATCGGAGGTCATTAGTCAACAATTAGGCGTATCTGTTGAAGTTGTAGAAGAAGCTTTGCAATATCAACAAATTCCAAGTTCTTTAAATGAATTAGCATTTTCAACAGGGAGTGGAGATACCGATTTAACACTTGAACAGATGCTGATTGATGAACGCTCAACGAATGAATCTGAGAAAGTTGAACATGCAATAATAGTTGGTTCTTTTGTTCAGACATTACCAGATCGAGAAATGATTATATGGGATATGTATTCAAACCACATGTCGCAAGAAAGTATAGGGAAGAAAGTTGGAGTTAGTCAAACTCAAATTGGTCGCATATTAAAACGAATCAAGGGAAGAGCTGCAGCTTTTGGAAAAGCGCAGGGAGTTGCAAAGTAG
- a CDS encoding sulfotransferase family 2 domain-containing protein gives MPITNIYDFIAKYGRPPHFHKDFPLILFWSQKSGCTSLAYWFFYHINLFKEAVKYSSFVHNYEFEIYKNSILYLTDLANALQAKEKDTYKLVRNPFKRAVSSFISLIPAPYYESTEWKPIRRYLYGDESCNKKISFKLYLYYLKAHSPNFEGVNPHFTPQYIQGEEEFVTNYIYLENFSAHLSAIEDKHRLKKSPLNALINSWHHQSNLANYEGNYADGDITDPLFPRHPTYDSFYDEETIQLVKDIFKEDFTTYKYPLTSL, from the coding sequence ATGCCTATCACAAATATTTATGATTTTATTGCCAAGTACGGGCGTCCACCTCACTTTCACAAAGATTTCCCTTTAATCTTATTTTGGAGTCAAAAAAGCGGCTGTACTTCACTCGCATATTGGTTCTTTTATCACATCAATTTGTTTAAAGAAGCTGTAAAATATAGCTCCTTTGTTCATAATTATGAATTTGAAATTTATAAAAACTCTATACTATATCTCACTGATTTAGCCAACGCATTACAAGCAAAAGAAAAAGACACCTATAAATTGGTTAGAAACCCTTTCAAAAGAGCTGTAAGCTCTTTTATTTCTCTTATACCAGCGCCATATTACGAATCCACTGAGTGGAAGCCAATCCGTCGTTATCTTTATGGTGATGAATCTTGTAATAAAAAAATTTCCTTTAAACTGTATTTATATTATTTAAAAGCGCATTCACCAAATTTTGAAGGTGTAAACCCACACTTCACACCTCAATATATACAAGGAGAAGAAGAGTTTGTTACAAATTACATTTATCTTGAAAACTTCTCCGCCCATCTATCTGCTATAGAAGACAAACATCGCTTAAAAAAATCCCCATTAAACGCATTAATTAACTCATGGCACCACCAAAGTAATTTAGCAAATTACGAAGGTAACTATGCAGATGGTGATATTACAGATCCCTTATTCCCAAGGCATCCGACCTATGATAGTTTTTATGACGAAGAAACAATTCAACTAGTTAAAGATATCTTTAAAGAAGATTTCACTACTTACAAATACCCCCTAACATCACTTTAA
- a CDS encoding MarR family winged helix-turn-helix transcriptional regulator — protein sequence MSLKNQSFKQAGEVVQSFVTINKEIIKFTHQNASSLGLTVQQMGILNTIYALPNVTLKEISERLSVPKSTVSVNVDELVNLQFIERKQSDEDRREIKLKVTNQGQEASKKSIKNSTSYKAMELALQQLQEDDVQTLLRIHKDLLISLQQFR from the coding sequence ATGAGTTTAAAAAATCAAAGTTTCAAACAAGCAGGAGAAGTTGTCCAATCATTTGTAACAATAAACAAAGAAATTATAAAGTTCACACATCAAAACGCCTCCAGTTTAGGATTAACAGTACAACAAATGGGTATCTTAAATACAATTTATGCACTCCCTAATGTTACTCTTAAAGAGATTTCAGAACGTCTTTCAGTTCCTAAAAGTACAGTGAGTGTGAATGTAGATGAATTAGTTAATCTACAGTTCATCGAGCGAAAACAATCAGATGAAGATCGTAGAGAAATAAAATTAAAGGTAACAAACCAAGGACAAGAAGCATCGAAAAAATCCATTAAAAACTCTACTTCCTACAAGGCAATGGAACTAGCACTACAACAACTTCAAGAAGATGATGTTCAAACATTATTGCGTATTCATAAAGATTTATTAATCTCTCTACAGCAATTTCGTTAA
- a CDS encoding ArpU family phage packaging/lysis transcriptional regulator gives MNQPSRHVNEKEIRPFVIEELQEYRVLKVKFKNIEEQAAFGVELLFPELRKCTEDEIRYRQLKRAFEEALDEDEQQILKMKYMSRKELNDEYIYTVLGMKRGKYYRKRKSGVLRFAKALSMT, from the coding sequence ATGAATCAACCTTCTAGGCATGTAAATGAAAAGGAAATACGGCCTTTCGTGATAGAAGAGTTACAGGAATACCGCGTGTTAAAAGTGAAATTTAAAAATATAGAAGAGCAAGCGGCGTTCGGAGTTGAACTATTATTTCCAGAACTGAGAAAATGTACGGAAGATGAAATCAGATACAGACAGTTAAAACGAGCATTTGAAGAAGCTTTGGATGAGGACGAGCAACAAATACTCAAAATGAAATATATGAGTCGTAAAGAGTTAAATGATGAATACATTTATACGGTGCTTGGGATGAAGAGAGGAAAGTATTATAGAAAGAGGAAATCAGGTGTTTTACGGTTTGCAAAAGCGCTTAGTATGACATAA
- a CDS encoding GIY-YIG nuclease family protein produces the protein MINIKIPQNEFKIDLSEKDFENGLKKKQGIYMFHNAKGTLMYIGRSQDIKNRIKMHMSKTLRNPFKAYNHNFHYVSGFYVEDALEVVLYEIYAINKYKPKLNREHVILYETDWYNDKWKDQMYLELERQKEKEMQARMDKMMQDFNI, from the coding sequence GTGATAAATATAAAGATACCTCAAAATGAATTTAAAATTGACTTAAGCGAAAAAGATTTCGAAAATGGATTAAAGAAAAAGCAGGGTATATACATGTTCCACAACGCTAAGGGTACTCTTATGTATATAGGTAGAAGTCAAGATATTAAGAATCGCATTAAAATGCACATGAGTAAAACATTAAGAAACCCTTTCAAAGCATATAATCATAATTTTCATTATGTATCTGGATTCTACGTTGAAGATGCGCTAGAAGTGGTTTTATATGAAATATACGCAATTAATAAATATAAACCTAAATTAAATCGAGAGCATGTCATTTTATATGAAACGGATTGGTATAACGATAAATGGAAGGATCAGATGTACTTAGAATTAGAAAGACAGAAAGAAAAAGAGATGCAAGCAAGAATGGACAAAATGATGCAAGATTTTAATATCTAA
- a CDS encoding HNH endonuclease signature motif containing protein: MAKEYAKKFYKSTAWEKCRESYIATTLDGMCEHCKEVPGYIVDHIVEITPETIENTDITLNHENLQYLCLPCHNTKTFGKAVLIREDVMFDEHGDLIRRDS; the protein is encoded by the coding sequence ATGGCTAAGGAATACGCAAAGAAGTTTTATAAGTCAACAGCTTGGGAGAAGTGCAGAGAGTCATACATTGCTACAACCTTAGATGGTATGTGCGAGCATTGTAAAGAAGTACCTGGTTATATCGTTGACCATATTGTTGAGATAACGCCAGAGACTATAGAGAATACAGATATTACATTGAATCATGAGAACCTACAGTATTTATGCTTACCTTGCCATAACACTAAGACGTTTGGTAAAGCTGTATTGATTAGAGAAGATGTGATGTTTGATGAACATGGTGATTTAATTAGGAGGGATAGCTAA
- a CDS encoding terminase large subunit: MDLRSLWRHVIRYPLSYNPILEYWYKIKTGKEVVSDKVRRVYKKLVTDLSSTRNEWEYSSNRANHAIEFIENFCKHSKGKWGGKPIELELWQKAFIAASFGFVHKIDGTRKYREVLLVVARKNGKSTVGSGIGLYLQIADGEPGSEVYAVATKKDQAKLVWLESKRMVKKSPALLKRIKPLVSEMVSEWNDSTFKPLGSDSETLDGLNVHGAMMDEIHAWKDKNLYDVIVDGTSSREQPMIFMITTAGTIRESVYDMKYEEAEMLLNGFDDPDGYKDDRFLPIIYELDKREEWTDPSKWAKANPGLGTIKRIDQLETKVNKAKANSLLVKNLLTKDFNVRETSSEAWLTFEQLNNIATYDITELNPKYGICGVDLSSTTDLTSACVIFKVPNDKTIYAKHMYWLPEDLLEQRTNEDKIPYSTWRDMEILRTTPGNSIHYKFIVDWLVELREEYGLYLPWIGYDSWSAKYFVEDLKNEFGADATIPVIQGKRTLSSPMRKLGADLESKIINYSNNPITKWCLSNTAIETDKNLNIQPCKTSNQRRRIDGTAALLNAYVVLQDKWNDYHNMI; encoded by the coding sequence ATGGATTTGAGGAGTTTGTGGCGACACGTGATTAGGTATCCTTTGTCATATAACCCAATATTAGAATACTGGTACAAAATCAAAACAGGAAAAGAAGTTGTATCAGACAAGGTAAGACGGGTTTATAAAAAACTAGTTACAGATTTAAGTAGTACTAGAAATGAATGGGAATATAGTTCAAATCGTGCCAATCATGCAATAGAATTTATAGAGAATTTTTGTAAACATTCGAAAGGAAAATGGGGCGGAAAACCAATTGAATTAGAATTATGGCAGAAAGCGTTTATTGCCGCATCTTTTGGTTTTGTCCATAAAATAGACGGGACTCGGAAATATAGAGAAGTATTATTAGTGGTAGCGCGTAAAAATGGAAAGTCAACTGTCGGTTCGGGAATCGGATTATATTTACAAATAGCTGATGGTGAACCGGGTTCTGAAGTTTATGCCGTTGCTACAAAGAAAGATCAAGCAAAATTAGTTTGGTTAGAGTCAAAGCGCATGGTGAAGAAATCACCAGCATTATTAAAACGTATAAAACCTTTAGTTTCTGAGATGGTATCTGAATGGAATGATAGTACATTTAAACCTCTTGGTTCTGATAGTGAAACGTTAGATGGTCTTAACGTTCATGGTGCAATGATGGACGAAATTCATGCCTGGAAAGATAAAAATCTATACGATGTTATTGTAGATGGTACTTCATCAAGGGAACAACCAATGATATTTATGATTACCACAGCAGGAACTATTCGTGAATCCGTATATGACATGAAGTACGAAGAAGCAGAAATGCTTTTGAATGGTTTCGATGACCCAGATGGTTATAAAGATGATCGTTTCTTACCAATTATTTATGAATTGGATAAGCGAGAAGAATGGACAGATCCATCAAAATGGGCAAAAGCAAACCCCGGACTTGGTACTATTAAAAGGATAGATCAACTAGAGACGAAAGTTAACAAAGCTAAGGCAAATTCTCTTCTCGTTAAAAATTTATTAACGAAAGATTTTAATGTTAGAGAAACATCATCAGAAGCATGGTTAACATTTGAACAATTGAATAACATCGCTACTTATGACATAACAGAATTGAACCCTAAATACGGTATTTGTGGAGTCGATTTAAGCAGCACAACTGACTTAACTTCTGCTTGTGTAATTTTTAAAGTTCCTAATGACAAGACGATTTATGCTAAACATATGTATTGGTTGCCGGAGGATTTATTGGAACAGAGAACCAATGAAGATAAAATTCCATACTCAACATGGAGAGATATGGAGATATTGAGAACAACACCTGGTAACTCGATACATTATAAATTTATTGTAGATTGGTTAGTGGAATTGAGAGAAGAATACGGTCTGTACTTACCTTGGATAGGGTACGATAGTTGGTCAGCAAAATACTTTGTTGAAGACTTGAAAAATGAGTTTGGAGCAGATGCGACTATTCCTGTAATTCAAGGGAAACGAACTTTGTCATCTCCGATGAGAAAACTTGGGGCAGACTTAGAATCTAAAATCATCAATTACAGTAACAATCCTATCACAAAGTGGTGTCTTTCAAATACGGCTATTGAAACAGATAAAAATTTAAACATACAACCTTGTAAAACTAGTAATCAGAGACGAAGAATCGACGGCACCGCCGCCCTATTAAATGCCTATGTAGTATTGCAAGATAAATGGAACGATTATCATAACATGATTTAA
- a CDS encoding phage portal protein — protein sequence MGLFDKIFGKKQAPTTTRFEMINDNGGGFFAWNGDIYQSDIIRACIRPKAKAVGKLIAKHIRDNTNEFKVNPEPYMKFLLEEPNPLMTGQMFQEKMAVQLELNHNAFAYIKRDDIGYATEIYPIPCTTVEVVEGAQGDIFLKFYFKSGKQMTIPYTDVIHLRKDFNDNDFFGEHPGNALAQLMEIVTTTDQGIVKAIKNSAVVKWILKFKSVLKQEDIDNQVKNFVNNYLNIANDGGAASSDPRYDLEQVKPEAFVPDSKQMQETVQRIYNFFNTNDKIIQSKYNEDEWNAYYESEIEVFAMQLAGEYTRKLFSRRERGFGNKIIFESSSLQYASMSTKMNLVQMVDRGSLTPNEWRAILSLGPIEGGDKPIRRLDTALVKEGNVAGEGGEDSEQDGKEGTTE from the coding sequence TTGGGATTATTCGATAAGATATTCGGAAAGAAACAAGCCCCTACGACAACCCGTTTTGAAATGATAAACGATAATGGAGGGGGATTTTTTGCTTGGAACGGTGACATATATCAGAGTGATATTATTCGAGCTTGCATACGACCTAAAGCGAAAGCTGTTGGCAAACTCATAGCCAAGCATATTCGAGATAACACTAATGAATTTAAGGTTAATCCAGAACCGTATATGAAGTTTTTGTTGGAAGAGCCAAACCCATTAATGACGGGACAAATGTTCCAAGAAAAAATGGCTGTTCAATTGGAACTGAATCACAATGCATTCGCTTATATTAAGCGTGATGATATCGGATACGCTACTGAGATATATCCTATTCCATGTACAACAGTAGAAGTTGTTGAAGGGGCACAAGGAGATATCTTTTTAAAGTTCTATTTTAAAAGTGGAAAGCAAATGACGATACCTTATACAGATGTAATTCATTTACGAAAAGATTTTAATGATAATGACTTCTTTGGAGAACATCCAGGTAATGCTTTGGCACAATTAATGGAGATTGTTACAACTACAGATCAAGGTATTGTTAAAGCAATTAAGAATAGTGCGGTAGTAAAGTGGATTCTTAAATTTAAATCGGTATTGAAGCAAGAAGATATTGATAATCAAGTTAAAAACTTTGTAAACAACTACTTAAATATCGCAAATGATGGTGGTGCAGCGTCTTCTGATCCACGTTATGATTTAGAACAAGTTAAACCTGAAGCGTTTGTGCCGGATTCGAAACAAATGCAAGAAACTGTACAGCGTATTTACAATTTCTTTAATACAAACGATAAAATCATCCAAAGTAAATATAACGAAGATGAGTGGAATGCGTACTACGAGTCAGAGATAGAGGTTTTTGCAATGCAGCTTGCTGGAGAATATACCAGGAAGCTTTTTTCGCGTCGAGAAAGGGGATTTGGTAACAAGATTATCTTTGAATCTTCTTCTCTTCAATACGCTTCAATGAGTACAAAGATGAATCTTGTTCAGATGGTAGACCGAGGTTCATTAACGCCGAATGAATGGAGAGCAATTCTTTCACTTGGCCCAATTGAAGGTGGAGACAAGCCAATTAGAAGGTTGGATACAGCCTTAGTCAAGGAAGGGAATGTTGCAGGTGAAGGAGGTGAAGACAGTGAACAAGACGGAAAAGAGGGAACTACTGAGTAG
- a CDS encoding HK97 family phage prohead protease, whose translation MNKTEKRELLSSALEIRESENGLRTIAGYAVKWEMKSVTMGYWQRFKEQFKKGAFTDSLTQDDQLALWNHDTSQVLGRTKNGTLRLFEDEVGLRFELDLADTTLGDDTYKTIKRGDVDGVSFGFQMVKEEWDESDPDNVVRSVTKAKLLEISPVAFPAYPDSQVSARSHDPYKQFVDERNQKDLRKKLILKTYL comes from the coding sequence GTGAACAAGACGGAAAAGAGGGAACTACTGAGTAGTGCTCTTGAAATTAGAGAATCTGAAAATGGTCTTCGGACAATCGCTGGATATGCAGTTAAATGGGAAATGAAATCTGTAACAATGGGGTATTGGCAAAGATTCAAAGAACAGTTTAAAAAAGGTGCTTTTACAGATTCTTTAACGCAAGACGATCAATTAGCTCTTTGGAACCATGATACATCACAAGTATTAGGTCGAACAAAAAATGGCACACTTCGACTGTTTGAGGATGAAGTTGGTCTACGATTTGAATTAGATTTAGCTGATACAACGCTTGGCGATGACACATACAAAACGATTAAACGCGGTGATGTTGACGGCGTTTCTTTTGGTTTTCAGATGGTGAAAGAAGAATGGGATGAATCAGATCCAGATAATGTTGTGCGTAGTGTTACAAAAGCAAAATTGCTTGAAATTAGCCCTGTTGCATTCCCGGCTTATCCAGATTCTCAAGTTTCAGCCAGAAGTCATGATCCATATAAACAATTCGTGGATGAACGTAATCAAAAAGATTTACGAAAAAAACTAATTTTAAAAACTTACTTATAA
- a CDS encoding phage major capsid protein — MKTLQEILVRKAEIRSLLQGDQEVDLAALETELRELDEKQKQIETRQRLLKEAEVINNNAEPETRTVVETFNNEPPQQDVELEASEKRGQALMENRAVTVGSSNVVLPKHSASDIRPTFNEVSTLIDRVSTKTLKGGESYQQPYINGYGEGDYTAEGTDYTSAETTFGYADITKAKVTAYSEDTEELQKLPAADYDAEVMKGITVSTRKKLTREILIGTGATNRLVGIFSTAAKAIDVATDLEISKIDASTLDEIVYSYGGDEDVEDAAVLILNKKDLKSFAKLRTTDGKKVYNVVSQGNSGTIDGVPFIINSACKAVSDAKTTAGQYNMAYGPLSNYQLTIFSDMDVQRSTDFKFKQGMIAHRGSVFAGGNVISKNGFLRVKKVTTV; from the coding sequence TTGAAAACATTACAAGAAATTTTAGTTAGAAAAGCAGAAATTCGTTCTTTACTACAAGGTGACCAAGAGGTAGATTTAGCAGCACTTGAAACTGAATTACGTGAACTTGACGAAAAGCAAAAACAAATTGAAACTCGTCAGCGTTTACTAAAAGAAGCTGAAGTTATTAATAACAATGCTGAACCAGAAACACGTACAGTAGTTGAAACGTTTAATAATGAACCACCGCAACAAGATGTGGAGTTAGAAGCATCAGAAAAACGTGGGCAAGCATTGATGGAAAATCGTGCTGTAACTGTAGGAAGTAGTAATGTAGTGCTTCCGAAGCATAGCGCTTCAGATATTCGCCCTACATTTAACGAAGTATCTACATTAATTGATCGTGTCTCTACGAAAACATTAAAAGGCGGAGAAAGCTACCAACAACCATATATTAATGGATATGGTGAAGGTGATTATACTGCCGAAGGAACTGATTACACATCAGCTGAAACGACGTTCGGATATGCAGACATTACAAAAGCAAAGGTTACAGCTTACTCAGAAGATACTGAAGAACTTCAAAAGTTACCAGCGGCAGACTATGATGCTGAAGTAATGAAAGGTATTACTGTTTCAACACGAAAAAAACTAACTCGTGAGATTTTAATCGGAACAGGCGCAACTAATCGTCTTGTTGGTATCTTCTCTACAGCAGCTAAAGCGATCGATGTAGCAACAGATTTAGAAATTTCAAAGATTGATGCTTCTACACTAGATGAGATCGTCTATAGCTATGGTGGAGATGAAGATGTTGAAGATGCAGCTGTTTTAATTCTGAATAAAAAGGATTTAAAATCATTTGCTAAACTTCGTACTACTGATGGTAAAAAAGTGTACAACGTTGTTTCACAAGGTAATTCAGGAACAATTGATGGTGTACCGTTCATCATCAATAGTGCTTGTAAAGCTGTATCTGATGCAAAAACAACAGCAGGTCAATACAACATGGCATATGGTCCCTTATCAAACTACCAACTTACTATTTTCTCTGACATGGATGTACAACGTTCTACTGATTTCAAATTCAAGCAAGGTATGATTGCACATAGAGGGTCTGTTTTTGCTGGCGGCAACGTAATTTCTAAAAATGGATTCTTACGTGTTAAGAAAGTGACTACTGTATAA
- a CDS encoding head-tail connector protein: MMLETVKKALRVSHNALDDEIDDLIEAARTDLKLSGVSGFKSNDDTDPLIKRAIIMYTKANFIADVKEAERFQLSYNMLKNHLTLAGDYK; the protein is encoded by the coding sequence ATGATGCTCGAAACTGTTAAGAAAGCATTGCGTGTCTCACATAATGCTTTAGATGATGAAATTGATGATTTGATTGAAGCGGCCCGAACTGATTTAAAGTTATCTGGTGTTTCTGGTTTCAAATCAAATGACGATACAGATCCGTTAATTAAACGAGCAATAATCATGTATACAAAAGCTAATTTTATTGCTGACGTTAAGGAAGCAGAGCGATTTCAATTATCGTATAACATGCTTAAGAATCATCTTACTTTAGCGGGTGATTATAAATGA
- a CDS encoding phage head closure protein produces the protein MNDILHFPIVTVIEDDLGQKEEVKTFNRQVFCKKKSVPQSEFFQAGQSDIKASCVLIVHVLDYQDEREVKYREKEYNIYRTYERVDEKIELYCEVDIGG, from the coding sequence ATGAACGATATTCTACACTTCCCAATAGTTACAGTCATTGAAGATGATTTAGGACAAAAAGAGGAAGTAAAAACGTTTAATAGACAAGTATTTTGTAAAAAGAAATCTGTCCCTCAATCAGAATTCTTCCAAGCTGGTCAAAGTGACATTAAAGCGAGTTGTGTTTTAATCGTCCATGTTCTGGATTATCAAGATGAACGTGAAGTTAAGTACCGCGAAAAAGAATATAACATATACCGCACATACGAAAGAGTTGATGAAAAAATCGAGTTGTATTGTGAGGTGGACATTGGTGGCTAG
- a CDS encoding HK97 gp10 family phage protein yields MASINDLASEITRELQRYTHLAEEDLEVAKEEISKNLVDELQQKSPKNTGKYRKGWRKKKVGNAIVVHNALKPQLTHLLEKGHAKANGGRVPAQVHIAPAEEKAINEFTELVERAIQQ; encoded by the coding sequence GTGGCTAGTATTAATGATTTAGCTAGTGAAATTACTAGGGAATTACAAAGGTACACTCATTTAGCAGAAGAGGACCTTGAGGTTGCTAAAGAAGAAATTTCAAAGAATCTTGTGGACGAATTACAGCAAAAAAGTCCAAAGAATACAGGTAAATATCGTAAAGGGTGGCGTAAGAAGAAAGTTGGCAATGCAATTGTCGTTCATAATGCATTAAAACCACAACTTACACACTTGCTAGAAAAAGGACATGCAAAAGCAAACGGTGGACGCGTACCGGCTCAAGTTCATATTGCTCCAGCTGAAGAAAAAGCAATAAACGAATTTACTGAACTAGTTGAAAGGGCGATTCAGCAATGA